The DNA segment GCCGATCAGCCGGTCGACCAGCCGCCAGAACAGCCCCTGAGCGCCATCCGTGCCGCCGAGATTGGAGCGGAAGACGCCCGGAAAGACACAGTTGACCCGCACGCCCGTACCCGCGAGCCGTCGCGCCAGCTCGAAGGTGAAATGCAGGTTGCCGAGCTTGGACTGACCATAGGCCGCCATCATCCGATAGGGACGCCGCTCCCAGTTCCAGTCGTCGAGATCCATCGCGGTGTTCATGCGCGTGCCGACATTGATGATCTGCGCCGGCGCGCTGGCGGTCATGCGCTCGAGCAGGAGCTGGGTGAGCAGGAAGGGCGCCAGATGATTGACGGCCAGGGCGCGTTCGATCCCGTCGGGACTCGGACGCCGCTCGCGGAAGGCGGTGCCGGCGTTGTTGACCAGCAGATGCAGGGCGTCGAAGTGCTCCAACACGGATTCGGCCAGGGCGCGCACCTCGGCCTGACTGGCCAGATCGGCGACGAAGAGCTGGAGATGCGGATTGCCGGTGGCGGACCGGATCTCGGCCAGAGCCGCCTCACCGCGCGCGCAATCCCGCGCGACCAGACCCACGCGCCAGCCGGCGGCGGCTAACCCCTGCGCGATGGCGCGACCCAGACCGGAGTTGGCGCCTGTGACGAGTGCTGTCTTCATCGAGCTTCACCGCCCCTGACGTTTGCGTGGCTGATAGTGCGCGACCTCGCGCAGGATGAGCGAATAGGGCAGGGCGTCGAGCGTACCGAACTGCCGGATCGACCCCGCCACCGTGGCACTGATGTCCTCGATGTAGCTGGGGACGGCGATGTCCGGCTCCAAGACCGCGCACAGTCCGCGCAGACCGCCGACCTGGATGCGCATGGACTTGTTGT comes from the Allochromatium tepidum genome and includes:
- a CDS encoding SDR family NAD(P)-dependent oxidoreductase; its protein translation is MKTALVTGANSGLGRAIAQGLAAAGWRVGLVARDCARGEAALAEIRSATGNPHLQLFVADLASQAEVRALAESVLEHFDALHLLVNNAGTAFRERRPSPDGIERALAVNHLAPFLLTQLLLERMTASAPAQIINVGTRMNTAMDLDDWNWERRPYRMMAAYGQSKLGNLHFTFELARRLAGTGVRVNCVFPGVFRSNLGGTDGAQGLFWRLVDRLIGWALPTPERAARGVLRLAVDDSLAQVAGAYLWNGRPIQAPPQARDPEMNRRVWALSLAATGLQDASGHQ